The Streptomyces puniciscabiei genomic interval CCCGAGCTGGTGGAGAAGGTCACGGCGTCCGGTGCGACGGTGGCCTGGGTGACCGACCCGATGCACGGCAACACCTTCGAGGCGGCCTCCGGGCACAAGACCCGCCGCTTCGACGACGTGCTCGACGAGGTCAAGGGCTTCTTCGAGGTCCACAAGGCGCTCGGCACCCACCCGGGCGGCATCCACGTGGAGCTCACCGGTGACGACGTCACCGAGTGCGTGGGCGGCGGCGACGAGATCTTCGTCGACGACCTGCACCAGCGTTACGAGACCGCCTGCGACCCGCGGCTGAACCGCAGCCAGTCGCTGGACCTGGCGTTCCTGGTCGCGGAGATGTACCGGGACCAGTAACCGGGACGCGGTAGGACCCGTGGGCGATCTGGGGCGCGGATCACATCCGATCCGCGCCCTGCCCACTTTTGCGGGCCGGATGCGGCGGGTAAGGTTAGGTTTGCCTCACCGGTCAACGGGATGGCAGTGACAGAGCGATCCCGCCCCGGGAGGTGAATCCGCGTGTACGTCTGCAGCTGCTTCGGCATCACCGAGGCCCAGGTCAAGCAGCACGCGGAGGACGGCGCCTGCACCCCCCGCCAGATAGCCTCCGCCTGCAAGGCGGGCACGGACTGCGGCGGCTGTGTACGGCGCATCCAGGCGCTGCTCGGCCGGGGAGCCTGCCCGCGGCGCGACCTGGCCGACCAGGGCAAGCCCGTCCTCACGGCGCTGGACGAGGCCGCCTAGCTCTCCGGCTGCTCGATCAGCTGGGCGATGTAGAGCGCCTCGCCGAGCTTGTCCAGCAGCTCCAGCTGGGTGTCGAGGTAGTCGATGTGGTGCTCCTCGTCGGCGAGGATCTCCTCGAAGATGTTCGCCGACGTGATGTCGCCCTTCTCCCGCATCACCTTGATGCCCCGCCGCAGCCGGTCGATCGCCTCCACCTCGATCTGCCGGTCGGCCTCGAACATCTCCTGCACGGTCTGGCCCACGCGGACGTGGAAGAGCCGCTGGTAGTTCGGCAGGCCCTCCAGGAACAGGATCCGGTCGGTGAGCACCTCCGCATGCTTCATCTCGTCGAACGACTCGTGCCGTGTGTACTTGGCGAGCTTGTACCAGCCGAAGTTCTCCTGCATCTTCGCGTGCAGGAAGTACTGGTTGATCGCGGTCAGCTCGCCGGTGAGCTGCTCGTTGAGGAACTCGATGACCTCGGGGTCGCCCTGCATCGCAGCGGCTCCTTCCACACGGGGACGGGGGAGGTGTGCGGCGGCATGATTGCACCGGCGCCGAAGATCGTCCAGTAAGTGCGTACTTAGTAAGTTCGCTCTGAATTGATGCTGCTTGTCCGCTTTCTGGACGGGTGGTCAAGGGCACTGCCCGAGGTCTGTCAGGATGGATACATGGGTCATCCGGTGGAGCGAGAGTCTGGAGCAACGGCAGGGTCCGACCTCCCGCCGGGTCAGCGGCTCCAGCGCGGCTGGCCGGTCACGCACTACGGGCCCGTTCCGAAGTTCCGCCCCGAGCGCTGGGAGTTCCGGGTCTTCGGCGCCACCGCCGACGGTGACAAGCACCTGTGGAACCACGAGGAGTTCACGGCACTGCCGTACACCACCGTGGTGGCCGATCTGCACTGCGTGACGAAGTTCAGCATGGTCGGCGCGGAGTGGGGCGGCATCCCCGCCCGCACCATCCTCGAGCTGGCCCCGCCGGCCCCGGACGTCACCCATGTGATGGTCTGGGCCGAGTACGGCTTCAGCTCCAACCTCCGCCTGTCGGACTTCGCCTCCGACCGCACCCTCTTCGCCACCCACCAGGACGGCGAGCTCCTCACCGCCGAGCACGGCTTCCCGGTCCGCCTGATCGTGCCCCACCTGTACGCCTGGAAGGGACCCAAGTGGGTCCGCGGCGTCGAGTACATGACCACCGACCGCCGCGGCTTCTGGGAGGAACGCGGCTACCACAACATCGGCGACCCGTGGAAGGAACAGCGGTATTCCTACCAGGAGCAGCCGGGGGACGGCCCGGAGCTGTGACACCGGCCGGTAGGCTCGGTGCCGGACATTCGACAACCATGCAGGGAGCCCTGGTGGCAGTCTTCAACGTGATCTTCTCGGAGGCCGCGGCGCGCATGCGCGACAGCCTTCCGGACGACCGCAGGGAGCTGCTTCAGCGCGGCCTCGCCATACTGTCCACGGATCCCCGCCCCAAGATCTCGTCGCCCATCTCCGGCGACGAGAACACCCGCTCCCTCGCTCTCACGCGCACCATGGCCATCGAGTACGTGATCAGCGACGGGCTCTTGGTCGTACTGCTGGTGCACCTGGTCGACACGTCGCACGTACTGTTCGAGAACGAGGACTGACCGGCGCCCTCAGCCGTCCCTGAGCTTCTTCAGGCGTTCCACGTCCGCCGCGTGCCCCGTCTTGCCGCCGGGCGTCTCGATGATCAGCGGTACGCCCTCGGTCGCGGGGTGGGTCATCAGGGCCCGGAACGGGTCCTCGCCGATGTGACCGGCGCCGATGTTCTCGTGCCGGTCCTTGTGGGCGCCGACCACGTCCTTGGAGTCATTGGCGTGGATCAGCTTCAGCCGGCCCTCGCCGACGGTGTCCACGAGCAGGTCCAGGGTCTGGTGCATGCCGCTCGGCCCGGTCAGGTCGTGACCGGCGGCGAAGATGTGGCAGGTGTCCAGGCAGACCCCGAGCTTCGGGTGCGCGTCCAGCGCCTCGAAGTACGGCCCGAAGTCCCAGGTGCGCGAGCAGAGGGAGGCGCCCTGCCCGGCCGTCGACTCCAGGAGCAGGAAGGGGTCGTCGTCGTGCGTCAGCTCCTCCAGCAGCGGCAGCATGTGCTCCCGTACCTGCCGCAGCGCCACCTCACGGCCCCGCCCGCCGGTCGCGCTCCCGGTGTGCACGACCACACCCAGCGCCCCGATCTCCCGCCCGCGCCGCAGGGAGTGCCGCAGGGACTCCACCGACCGCTCCACGGTGGCCTCGGTGTGCGAGCCGAAGTTGATCAGGTACGGGGCATGGACGTACGCCGGGATCGACTCCGCGGCGCACGCCGCGCGAAAGGCCTCGTCCTGCCGGGGATTCCCGGCCGGCGTGGCCCACCCGCGCGGATTGGCCACGAAGACCTGCACGGTCTCGGCCTTCAGGTCATGGGCGTACGACAGCCCCACGGAGTGCAGACCGCCGGCGACGGGGACATGACCGCCGACGGGATTGCGCGGCCGGGACGACGAAGGCGGGACAACGGGACTCACCCGTTCAGGGTGTCATGCCCGCTCCGGCCGCCGGACCACGGTCCCCGGTGACCCCGGTCACCGGATGGTGATCGTGACGGTCGACCCCTTGGGTGCCTTGTCGCCGGCCTGTACCGACTGCTTCTTCACGGTGTCGCCGAACAGCCCGAGCAGGCCGCGGTCCTCCTCCACCTTGAACCCGGCGCCCTCCAGGGCCTTGTGGGCGTCGTCGACGCTGTCGCCGACCACGTCCGGCACCTCGATCATCTCCGGGCCCTTGGAGAGCGTCAGCGTCACCGTGTCGCCCTCGGCGGCCTGGCTGCCGTCGCCCGGGCTCTGCTGCGCCACCTTGCCCTTGTCGTACTCGGAGTTGACCTGCTGGGCGGCGATCCTCACCTTCAGTCCGGCGTCGGTCAGATCCCGCCGGGCGCTGTCCAGGTCCTCACCGGTGACGTCCGGTACGTCGATCGGGCTGCCCTTGCTGACGGTCAGCGCGATCGCCGACCCGGCGTGCCGCTTGGTGCCGGCCTTGGGTGTCGTGGAGATCACCGAGCCGCCCGCGACGTCCTCGCTGAACTGCCGGGTGACCATGCCCGGTTCCAGCCCGTCCGCCTTCAGCCGCGCCCGCGCCTCGGCCAGGGGGCGGCCCGCGACATCCGGCACGTTCACCGTCTCCGGGCCCAGCGAGATGGTCAGCGTCACCGAGTCGTGGTCGCGGATCCGGGCGCCGG includes:
- a CDS encoding (2Fe-2S)-binding protein translates to MYVCSCFGITEAQVKQHAEDGACTPRQIASACKAGTDCGGCVRRIQALLGRGACPRRDLADQGKPVLTALDEAA
- the bfr gene encoding bacterioferritin; protein product: MQGDPEVIEFLNEQLTGELTAINQYFLHAKMQENFGWYKLAKYTRHESFDEMKHAEVLTDRILFLEGLPNYQRLFHVRVGQTVQEMFEADRQIEVEAIDRLRRGIKVMREKGDITSANIFEEILADEEHHIDYLDTQLELLDKLGEALYIAQLIEQPES
- a CDS encoding sulfite oxidase-like oxidoreductase; translation: MGHPVERESGATAGSDLPPGQRLQRGWPVTHYGPVPKFRPERWEFRVFGATADGDKHLWNHEEFTALPYTTVVADLHCVTKFSMVGAEWGGIPARTILELAPPAPDVTHVMVWAEYGFSSNLRLSDFASDRTLFATHQDGELLTAEHGFPVRLIVPHLYAWKGPKWVRGVEYMTTDRRGFWEERGYHNIGDPWKEQRYSYQEQPGDGPEL
- a CDS encoding deoxyribonuclease IV; protein product: MSPVVPPSSSRPRNPVGGHVPVAGGLHSVGLSYAHDLKAETVQVFVANPRGWATPAGNPRQDEAFRAACAAESIPAYVHAPYLINFGSHTEATVERSVESLRHSLRRGREIGALGVVVHTGSATGGRGREVALRQVREHMLPLLEELTHDDDPFLLLESTAGQGASLCSRTWDFGPYFEALDAHPKLGVCLDTCHIFAAGHDLTGPSGMHQTLDLLVDTVGEGRLKLIHANDSKDVVGAHKDRHENIGAGHIGEDPFRALMTHPATEGVPLIIETPGGKTGHAADVERLKKLRDG